A stretch of the Methanobacterium veterum genome encodes the following:
- a CDS encoding methanogenesis marker 17 protein — MIVESYDENGAKVYEMVIRQTLQDLQVSRAIRDMKVFADPREPVFIIVVEYEKAASPITIDDLAEYEYKKDENNLYIRVKDETYLPELLQKLWEIEGRENIQQPSRYEIIINNPKAKVEGIIIHDPQEDLKKKVYDAIFRIIPEGFKVIDHLSEGNVIAMVCSDEIIKEEWIQKRDEMIKKLK; from the coding sequence ATGATAGTTGAATCTTACGATGAAAACGGTGCAAAAGTCTATGAAATGGTTATAAGACAGACATTACAAGATCTCCAGGTTTCAAGAGCAATTAGAGATATGAAAGTGTTTGCAGACCCAAGAGAGCCTGTATTTATCATTGTAGTCGAATATGAAAAAGCTGCATCTCCCATTACAATTGACGATCTTGCAGAGTATGAATATAAAAAAGATGAAAACAACTTATACATAAGGGTTAAAGATGAAACTTACCTTCCAGAGTTACTTCAAAAATTGTGGGAAATTGAAGGAAGGGAAAATATACAACAGCCCAGCAGATATGAAATTATAATAAACAATCCTAAAGCCAAAGTGGAAGGAATTATTATCCACGACCCCCAAGAGGACTTAAAAAAGAAGGTATATGATGCCATATTCAGAATAATACCTGAAGGCTTTAAGGTTATAGACCATTTATCAGAAGGTAATGTTATTGCAATGGTCTGTTCTGATGAAATTATTAAAGAAGAATGGATCCAAAAGCGAGATGAGATGATTAAAAAACTTAAATAA
- a CDS encoding radical SAM protein codes for MKESKFAHITKVHPCFNEKMHDKVGRIHVPIAPKCNIQCNFCTRDINKCEVRPGVASRVMTVDDAIEHVRKVTGEMPISVVGVAGPGDALFNDETFEFFKRAGEEFPELIKCMSTNGLLLPDKADLIAELGINSVTVTVNAVDPEIGKEIYSGVFYDGKMYKGEEAFKILSKNQLEGIEKLAKKDVVIKVNAVLIPGLNDEHIIDIAKEVKKRGASLMNVIPLIPLNKFKDYEKPGCAQISQVRDAVEEIIPVFRACTQCRADAYGVPGKEDKHLDMTPASHY; via the coding sequence ATGAAAGAAAGTAAGTTTGCCCATATAACAAAAGTGCACCCCTGCTTTAATGAAAAAATGCATGATAAAGTTGGAAGAATCCACGTTCCAATTGCACCAAAATGTAATATTCAATGTAATTTCTGTACAAGGGACATCAACAAATGTGAAGTCCGTCCAGGAGTTGCTTCAAGAGTCATGACTGTCGATGATGCAATAGAACATGTCAGGAAAGTTACAGGTGAAATGCCAATTTCTGTGGTGGGTGTTGCAGGTCCTGGAGATGCCCTATTTAACGATGAAACATTTGAATTCTTTAAACGTGCAGGCGAGGAGTTTCCTGAACTTATAAAATGTATGAGTACAAACGGACTTCTTTTACCAGATAAAGCTGATCTAATTGCAGAATTAGGTATAAATTCAGTGACAGTCACTGTAAATGCAGTTGATCCGGAAATAGGAAAAGAAATTTACAGCGGAGTTTTCTATGATGGTAAAATGTACAAGGGAGAAGAAGCATTTAAAATACTCTCCAAAAACCAGCTTGAAGGCATAGAAAAACTTGCAAAAAAAGATGTAGTGATAAAAGTTAACGCTGTACTGATTCCCGGATTAAACGACGAGCATATAATTGATATTGCAAAAGAAGTCAAAAAACGAGGGGCTTCTTTAATGAATGTAATCCCTCTAATACCACTTAACAAATTCAAAGATTACGAAAAGCCAGGATGCGCACAAATAAGCCAGGTAAGAGATGCTGTTGAAGAAATAATACCTGTATTTAGAGCATGTACCCAATGTAGAGCAGATGCATACGGAGTTCCTGGTAAAGAAGACAAACACCTTGATATGACTCCAGCAAGTCACTATTAA